Proteins encoded by one window of Lepeophtheirus salmonis chromosome 10, UVic_Lsal_1.4, whole genome shotgun sequence:
- the LOC121125211 gene encoding peptidyl-prolyl cis-trans isomerase NIMA-interacting 4 isoform X2 → MMCKTEEMGPKKKASGKKGGGDSKGDTAAAGGGKKEKGGSCSSINVRHILCEKQSKCLEALEKIKGGQKFNEVAATYSEDKARSGGSLGWMIRGSMVGPFQEAAFALPVSSLSNPVYTDPPVKTKFGYHIIMVEGKK, encoded by the coding sequence AGATGGGACCTAAAAAGAAGGCTTCCGGTAAGAAAGGAGGAGGCGATTCCAAAGGAGATACTGCCGCTGCTGGTGGTGGAAAAAAGGAGAAGGGAGGTTCCTGTAGTTCCATCAACGTCCGTCACATTCTCTGTGAAAAGCAATCCAAATGCCTTGAAGCTTTAGAGAAAATCAAAGGTGGTCAGAAGTTCAACGAAGTAGCCGCCACCTACAGCGAAGATAAAGCACGAAGTGGAGGCTCTCTTGGGTGGATGATTCGAGGATCCATGGTTGGTCCCTTCCAAGAAGCTGCATTTGCTCTCCCCGTTTCCTCACTTTCCAATCCAGTATATACGGATCCCCCTGTCAAAACCAAGTTCGGATATCACATTATTATGGTTGAAGGCAAAAAGTGA
- the LOC121125211 gene encoding peptidyl-prolyl cis-trans isomerase NIMA-interacting 4 isoform X1 — protein sequence MISIEKKPTIEDVLSHFMYFCYYIEMGPKKKASGKKGGGDSKGDTAAAGGGKKEKGGSCSSINVRHILCEKQSKCLEALEKIKGGQKFNEVAATYSEDKARSGGSLGWMIRGSMVGPFQEAAFALPVSSLSNPVYTDPPVKTKFGYHIIMVEGKK from the exons ATGATATCCATTGAAAAAAAGCCTACAATTGAAGATGTTCTTTCTCATTTCATG TATTTCTGCTACTACATAGAGATGGGACCTAAAAAGAAGGCTTCCGGTAAGAAAGGAGGAGGCGATTCCAAAGGAGATACTGCCGCTGCTGGTGGTGGAAAAAAGGAGAAGGGAGGTTCCTGTAGTTCCATCAACGTCCGTCACATTCTCTGTGAAAAGCAATCCAAATGCCTTGAAGCTTTAGAGAAAATCAAAGGTGGTCAGAAGTTCAACGAAGTAGCCGCCACCTACAGCGAAGATAAAGCACGAAGTGGAGGCTCTCTTGGGTGGATGATTCGAGGATCCATGGTTGGTCCCTTCCAAGAAGCTGCATTTGCTCTCCCCGTTTCCTCACTTTCCAATCCAGTATATACGGATCCCCCTGTCAAAACCAAGTTCGGATATCACATTATTATGGTTGAAGGCAAAAAGTGA